Proteins encoded within one genomic window of Argiope bruennichi chromosome 7, qqArgBrue1.1, whole genome shotgun sequence:
- the LOC129975850 gene encoding 39S ribosomal protein L32, mitochondrial-like, whose product MNFINTVVRSWRMFVIRLFPETYNRSSQFPELCMVEDYHSRNQIPSSNQKNFPSLLDEIIGNGFLWAVPKKRRSLERRMTRRMGFGKMILPKRNLVVCDACGHFHPVHTICGNCYEKVKSETKLIQDAVMKELKLDPIDKEVVIMYENDSKDSNILNGKRIVEVPKTRPSWFSKNLLAKDSEFPRKKNEAVSETAFAVEVEPTKKSS is encoded by the exons ATGAACTTCATTAATACTGTCGTCAGGAGCTGGAGAATGTTTGTCATTCGTTTATTTCCGGAAACTTATAATCGGAGTTCTCAGTTTCCCG AATTATGCATGGTTGAAGATTACCATTCTAGAAATCAAATACCATCCTCAAATCAAAAGAACTTTCCATCTCTATTAGATGAAATTATAGGGAATGGTTTTCTTTGGGCTGTTCCTAAAAAAAGAAGATCACTAGAGAGGAGAATGACACGAAGAATGGGGTTTGGAAAGATGATACTTCCCAAAAGAAATCTTGTTGTTTGTGATGCTTGTGGTCATTTTCATCCTGTTCATACTATTTGTG gaaattgtTATGAAAAAGTCAAGTCTGAAACTAAATTAATACAAGATGCTGTAATGAAGGAATTAAAACTTGATCCCATTGATAAAGAAGTAGTTATAATGTATGAAAATGATTCCAAAGACAGTAACATATTAAATGGAAAGAGAATAGTTGAAGTACCTAAAACAAGACCATCCTGGTTCAGTAAAAATCTCCTTGCTAAGGATAGTGAATTTCCACGTAAGAAAAATGAAGCAGTAAGTGAGACTGCATTTGCAGTAGAAGTTGAACCTactaaaaaaagttcttaa